The DNA sequence AAAACTACAATTTTGCTTTTTGAGATGGTCCGCATGAGAATTTTAGGGTACTCCAGCTGCTCACTTACGCATTTCTAAAAATCTAGGCGCTTTTTTCAAATGAACGCCGCAAACTCGCTGGCGACTTTAGTCGCTTGATCAATACAGTGCGAGCTAAGTACCATTTGAAAAAACCACCAAGATTTTCGGAGCGGAATGTCTCCAGAGGCAGCTTCCGCACCCTAAAATCCCCATGCTAATCTTCAGAAAAAGTCAAATGGCACTAGTTTTCGGACAGTTTGCCACAGCCAATCTGGAGCCTTGTCAAAAGGCATCCCCTGACTACCTCGCTAGTCTTTATCAATTATAGATCCACTATTAAATTAGGTACTACTTATTATAGATAATTTATTTCATTATAAATGAGTCTGCTGCTATACAGCTACAGGGGCTTTGATTGCAGGGTGTGGATCGTAATTAAGTAGTTCTATATCTTGAACATCAAAGTCGAATATATTTTTGATAGCTGGATTTAACTTAAGTGTTGGCAGTTTTCGGGGTTCTCTGGACATTTGCAGCTTAATTTGTTCAACGTGGTTTGAGTAAATATGCACATCTGCACCGGTGTAGATGAGGTCTCCGACTTCTAGACCGCATTCGTTGGCGATGAGGTGAGTAAGCAGTGCATAGGAGGCGATGTTGAAGGGAAGGCCTAAGAACACATCGTTTGAACGCATGTTAAACATACAGCTTAGTTTACCTTCGAGGACGTAGAATTGAAAGCAGAAGTGGCAAGGGGGCAGCTGCATAAGACCTTCGTATACAGAGTCAACGGCCCAAGCGTTAACGAGAAGTCTTCTGGAGGTTGGATTTGTTTTAATTTCATTAATCACCCATTTGATTTGATCGTAGGTTTTGCCGTTTGCACCTTCCCAGCTGCGCCATTGTTTGCCGTAGACATTGCCGAGGTCTCCGTAGTTTTTGGCGAAAGTGTCATCTGAAAGGACCTTTTCTTGGTAGATATTCATTTGTTCTTGATAGCGATTGTTAAAGTCTTCATCCTCTGTGCTTCTGATACCAAAGTTTGTCATATCGGGACCGGTATAGTCTGTAGAACTAATCCATTTTTGAAAACCCCACTCATCCCATATATGATTATTGTTTTCGAGTAAGTAACGCACATTTGTATCGCCTTTTAAAAACCATAATAGCTCACTTACGATAAGGCGAAAAGGGACGCGTTTGGTTGTAAGAAGGGGAAAGCCTTGAGAGAGGTTAAAGCGTAGTTGATGACCAAAGATGCTGATCGTACCAGTACCAGTACGGTCCCCTTTAAAAACACCATTTTTTAATATATAATCACACATAGCTAGATAATCTTTATCGACTTGATTCATTCATATTTCCTCCTAGTTGTTGATTAAGCCAGCTCATTGCAAGCTGAACTTCGGGGTCCCAGTAATAAAAGTCATGTCCACCGGGGCCTTGGTGATAGGTTACATCATAACCTAATGTATCTAAATGGCTTTTAAACGATGCGTTATCTGTATATAAAAAATCCTCAGTGCCGCAGCACATATATAAGGAAGGTTTTGATTCTTGCAAGACTGCCCTAGAGGCAAGTGAAAACACATTATGAGGTGTTTCATGGAGTGCTTCAGGTCCTCCAAAAGCAAGCTGGATATCATAAGATAAGTCCAGAAGATGGGCATATTCATGGATTTTTTTAATATCCAAAGGGGCAGAAAGACTAAAGGCGGCTTTGTACTTATGGGGTTGTGATAAAGCTATCTTAAAAGCACCGTAGCCACCCATAGAAAGGCCGCCTATAAAACGCTTATTAGATTCTTTGGCTAAAGGGAAAAATGCTTCGCAGGTATTAATAAGCTCTTCGCTGATATAGCTATAGTATGGAGACCCATAAACCATATCGGTATAGAAGCTTCTGGCACCAAAAGGCATGATAACGGCAATGCCATAGGTTGAAGCATACCTGTCAATCGCACATTTTCTGGACCAGATCGTATGATCATCTCCGAGTCCATGCAATAAATAAAGCGTAGGGAAGCCGTCTGGGGGTATAGCATAACCACCTTTTTTATGAGGAATATCCTGAGGCAGACATACATTCATGTTAGCTGTAAAACCAAGCACCTCAGAATAGTAACTGCATTGTATAAAAGCCATATAAAAGTCGCTCCTTTAATAAAATGTTCATCGTTTTAAGTATATCCTAAATGCCTAAAAAGTACAATTTTTTTGGCATGCAAATGTTCATAGTACTCTAACTCAGGAAAAAAGAGGATGTATGAATTGAAGATATTCCACATAAAATATCTTTAAAGCACCTTGATTTTTAATAGGGATTATGATAATCTAATGGTGTAAGTTAAAATATTGAAACAAAAACGATAGGTAGGCCTCTTGTAACAAAAAACATGGCAAGACCGAAAAACGTTTTGCGTAACAGTGTTTTAGCAATAAAGAATTTTTTTAAGGAGGCCTAGTTAATATGACAGGTAAAGTTAAATGGTTTAATGCAGAAAAAGGTTTTGGATTTATTGAAAGAGACGGCGGAGATGATGTATTCGTACATTTCACAGCTATCCAAGGAGAAGGTTTCAAAACTTTAGAAGAAGGTCAAGAAGTTAACTTCGATATCGTTGATGGTAACAGAGGACCACAAGCTGCAAACGTAACTCGCGCTTAATTTAAGCCAATTACTATAGCATAATTATAGCCACTCACTTTTTGGTGAGTGGCTTATTTTTGTGTCTGCATTTTCTTATTTAATAAAGGAGAACTATTGCTATATACTACAAAAGTAGCATAGGGAGTATACGATAGGACCATGAACAAATGTGTAGTTGATAAGTATTATAGAATAAGGGATTATACTAGGAAGCTGAGGGGAGTCAGGTGCTAAGAAAAAAGTTCGCATGGATCATATTGATTTTAGGACTTATGATAAATAATATAGGATTTGCCATAATAATAGGGGAAAGCTTTGACAAACCTTTATTTTTGCAAAATAAATTATATAAAACATACGAAGAAAAGGAAGAAGAGATGATTATAATCGATGAAGAGATTCCTGGAGGAGAGGCTGTTCAAAAAAATAATCAAAAATTATTGGGCTATAAGCTCTATGTTTTAGGATTGATAGTAGTCCTTATATATTTAGTTATAAGGAAAGTAAAATAGAAAAAGTATATAATATATTGACTATTTTGTAAATTTTTTGTAAACTTTAAGTAATCCATATATTGTAAGTAGGGGTCAACATGAGAACTAAATACAAGTTGAAAAAAGTTAATATTGCAGAAATGGTTGTTATCTATAGATATATTTCGCTAGTTGCGACTTCTTATTTTTATATTATGACAATGAATGAGCATAGTTTGGGAAGGAAAGCATTTATTATATCAGGGATGACTATTACTTCCATTATCATGAATTATCTCTATGGACAAAATAAGGGAGAGGTACAAAAAATAAGTTTATTGCTGCTTACGGAGACCATAGGCAATAGTCTGCTCTTAATACTATCTGGAGGGGTGCAGAGTCCTTATGTGTGGTATGTGTTTAACACAGTATTTGTAGCAGCAATAGAGATAGGGAGCTATTTATCTTGGATTAATATGTTTGTTTATATAGGGAGTATCATTTTTTCAAGAGAGGTACTGCTGCTTTCTGATATTAATGCTATCTCAGGGATCGTCTTGGTTACGGGAGGACTACAGATCTTTGTAAGCTATGCCAAAGAAATCGAGCGAAAAAGCAGTGAAATCATGTATGTCAATGAGCAGCTCAAAAAATCTAATATGAGGGTGGAAGAGACACTTGAATATGTGGTTAAAATTTATGAAGCCATTCATTTATTCAGCAGTCAAAATAATAGTAAAAGTCTTATAGGATTGATGTTAGATTATACGACTCAAGTTTTAAATAGTGAGGGAGCACTTTTTATTAAAGTTGAAGAACAAAGTGAAGGTTATAGTCTTTATACTAGAGATTTAGATGAAAAACTAGCGCAAGATATCTTTCAAAGAATACTTACAGGTGATGAAGTGCAAAAAGATAGAAACGAAAATTGGCACTTAACTATGAATAACACAAACTTTGCAGGAATAAGTATAAAGTACTCTCATAAAATATTTGGTATTTTAGTGGTGAAAAATAGTGAAGACCTAGAGAAATTAAGTTTTATAGCTCAGTTAAGCGGTATGCTTTTTCAACAATTTAGTTTAGAGGAAATGAATGATCTTTTAATCGTAGAGCAAGAGCAAAATCGCATAGCCAACGAGATTCATGATAGCGTGCTTCAAAAATTATTTGCTGTATCTTGTAATTTATTTACTATATCTAAAATGGCCCATAAGATGGAGAAAACGCAAATTACAGAGGAGCTTAATACCAATAGAAAAAGCATTAATCATGCTATGACAGAGCTAAGAAGAACTATATATGGTCTAAGTTCCTATAAAGGCGGAACGAATAGTTTTCAAGATAAAGTTCATAGTTATATTGAAGAAATGAAGAACCTACATAATATAAAGATCGAACTGACAACAGATGGGGATAATAGACAGCTTACAACCAAAGAACAAACTTCTTTATACAGGGTGATATGCGAGAGCGTTGCTAATGCTATCAAACATGGCAAAGCAAGCATTATTGAAATAAACCTTAATATGTCTTATAGAGAAATCAAGATAATTATAAAAGATAACGGTATAGGGTTTGACCCTAAAATAATAAAAACGAAAGAAACGTTAGGATTAGGCCTAAGGAATATGCACTATCTGGCAGCTTCATTAGGAGGAAACATGGAGATTCACTCAGATCCTGAGTGGGGGACGATATTGGAGATGAGTATACAAAGCCGAGAGGAAGAGTATATAAGAAAGGAAATCGTATGACACTATTAATTGTTGATGATCATGAGATTGTAAGGAAAGGGCTGCTGGCCAGCTTTGCTGTTGAAGAGTGCTTTGAGAAGATCGAAGAAGCGTCTAATATAGAAGATGCCATGAAAGTGCTGCGTATCTCAAGACCTGATATTACGCTTTTAGATATCAATCTAGCAGGTAAAGAAAATGGCCTAGATCTTATAACAAAAGCAAAAAAAGAAAATATTGTTACAAAGTTCGTGGTGCTGACATCTTCATCTCGAAAAGGAGATTTTGTAAAGGCTAAGGAACTAGAAGTAGAGGGATATATTTTAAAGGATTCTAATGTAGAAGATATTATTTATGGTCTAAAATGCATTGGCAGAGGAAGAAAGTTCTACGACGCTGGGGTAGAGACACAAGTAAAAAAGGGGCAAAACAGTCATTTGCAGGAAGTGCTTACCGAGAGAGAGTATGAAGTGCTCATAGAACTTGGCAAAGGCTATACTAATACACAGATTGCAGAGAAGCTTTTTATTACTGAAAACACAGTGAA is a window from the Cellulosilyticum sp. I15G10I2 genome containing:
- a CDS encoding thymidylate synthase yields the protein MNQVDKDYLAMCDYILKNGVFKGDRTGTGTISIFGHQLRFNLSQGFPLLTTKRVPFRLIVSELLWFLKGDTNVRYLLENNNHIWDEWGFQKWISSTDYTGPDMTNFGIRSTEDEDFNNRYQEQMNIYQEKVLSDDTFAKNYGDLGNVYGKQWRSWEGANGKTYDQIKWVINEIKTNPTSRRLLVNAWAVDSVYEGLMQLPPCHFCFQFYVLEGKLSCMFNMRSNDVFLGLPFNIASYALLTHLIANECGLEVGDLIYTGADVHIYSNHVEQIKLQMSREPRKLPTLKLNPAIKNIFDFDVQDIELLNYDPHPAIKAPVAV
- a CDS encoding alpha/beta hydrolase yields the protein MAFIQCSYYSEVLGFTANMNVCLPQDIPHKKGGYAIPPDGFPTLYLLHGLGDDHTIWSRKCAIDRYASTYGIAVIMPFGARSFYTDMVYGSPYYSYISEELINTCEAFFPLAKESNKRFIGGLSMGGYGAFKIALSQPHKYKAAFSLSAPLDIKKIHEYAHLLDLSYDIQLAFGGPEALHETPHNVFSLASRAVLQESKPSLYMCCGTEDFLYTDNASFKSHLDTLGYDVTYHQGPGGHDFYYWDPEVQLAMSWLNQQLGGNMNESSR
- a CDS encoding cold shock domain-containing protein, producing MTGKVKWFNAEKGFGFIERDGGDDVFVHFTAIQGEGFKTLEEGQEVNFDIVDGNRGPQAANVTRA
- a CDS encoding sensor histidine kinase gives rise to the protein MRTKYKLKKVNIAEMVVIYRYISLVATSYFYIMTMNEHSLGRKAFIISGMTITSIIMNYLYGQNKGEVQKISLLLLTETIGNSLLLILSGGVQSPYVWYVFNTVFVAAIEIGSYLSWINMFVYIGSIIFSREVLLLSDINAISGIVLVTGGLQIFVSYAKEIERKSSEIMYVNEQLKKSNMRVEETLEYVVKIYEAIHLFSSQNNSKSLIGLMLDYTTQVLNSEGALFIKVEEQSEGYSLYTRDLDEKLAQDIFQRILTGDEVQKDRNENWHLTMNNTNFAGISIKYSHKIFGILVVKNSEDLEKLSFIAQLSGMLFQQFSLEEMNDLLIVEQEQNRIANEIHDSVLQKLFAVSCNLFTISKMAHKMEKTQITEELNTNRKSINHAMTELRRTIYGLSSYKGGTNSFQDKVHSYIEEMKNLHNIKIELTTDGDNRQLTTKEQTSLYRVICESVANAIKHGKASIIEINLNMSYREIKIIIKDNGIGFDPKIIKTKETLGLGLRNMHYLAASLGGNMEIHSDPEWGTILEMSIQSREEEYIRKEIV
- a CDS encoding response regulator, with product MTLLIVDDHEIVRKGLLASFAVEECFEKIEEASNIEDAMKVLRISRPDITLLDINLAGKENGLDLITKAKKENIVTKFVVLTSSSRKGDFVKAKELEVEGYILKDSNVEDIIYGLKCIGRGRKFYDAGVETQVKKGQNSHLQEVLTEREYEVLIELGKGYTNTQIAEKLFITENTVKKHISSLLGKLGMTHRTEAALFAARQWRRKEDLGVK